The genomic stretch TTTTgtgttatctttttaattataTGTGGTCCTAAAGAGATATTTAGGCTATGCATACATAGAATGTAGTCTATGAAAGCTATGGATGCATGCAGCAGAGGGCACACTGTATCATAATATCTTCATTCTTTCCACCTCTTGTTTCCACTTCATTCTCTTCTGTTCTTCCGTCTCACCCCATTCATATTGGCACCTGGCCTTTTTATCCTTGATGCCACTTTTTGCCTCTCACATCATACTGTCTGGCATGAAACAATATCACTTTTGATTACCATTGAAAGGAGATACTctcatttcctttaataaataGCAATTTTTGCAAGCTTACCCTTTTCTATGTATAATCGTAATAGTGGTGTCTGCACATTTATGGATATAGAAAATTCACAGCCCATCATCTAATTActttaggtatttttatttgtttgtttatttttaatgtgacatctttttaaaagtgagCAATAAATGGAAGTGATTGCTGAAACTCAAGTATCCTGATCTAGAGGAGAGAAGAGGTATAATACATACAAGATTGGGGAGTATTTACTCAATGGTTTTATGCTGAAAGTTTTGAAGATTAAGAATGATATTCCGAAATTTACTTCTAAATAAAGCTGTACTCACAATATTGTTAGTTtgtacaacataaaatttaaaaataggcttgACACACTTTATTATTAAacactgagtttttttttaacattctgcCTCTACTTAAGGGTccgaatgaaataaaatattttctggggTATTCTTCATGTATCAGGTACATGGCTAGTCTAGAGGTCCAAACATTTTTAGTAAATTAATTTAAAGGAAGGATTATTGTTCTTTTACGTTAAATGCCCAGCATGGTTACATGTTTAACTTATATAACATGAAGTATATAAATAGTACTCTGTTAATTTATTATCACATTAGTTAACCCAATTCTCACTTGATAAATCTGAGATATAGTCTGGTGACCTATTTATATTCAAAGTTGTACAATAGATTTTGGGTCCACTGGCTGTTCAAAAGCtataaaacacagaacaaaaaaataattaaaacaattaaatttttcCTCTAATGATGTAAGAAACTTTTACAAATATAGTCCATTGAATGTGTACTAATATCACAATGCAGTACACTTAATACACACGCTAAAAACTGATACTTAGAGTAGAGAGAAAggaacatttttatgaaatttgcTAAGTTTATCAAATAGTACCCAGAATGAGAGCATATTAAATGACATGCTTATTGAATTAAAAGCATATTAAGACACTTTGTGTCTTTCATAAAAAAGgtgtataaattatattaattggaataaaaacaatttcaatcACATATTGGTTAGCATTCAGAATATAAATTCATCAGTAGTATATTTTTTTAGTCATACGATAGTAAGAAGAGTGAgggagttttattttaaatatacttgtcAGTTTAATCTAGCAAACCAGACTGTAGACAGGTCTTGTGCCATCTGCATTTACAATTCTTCAAAATGCAGTGATCCATTATAGCCAAATAAACTCAGGAAGCAGAAAGGAGCCAAAGAGTAAGAACGATGAACTTACTTCTCTTGTCCCTATTTTGTTGCTTGGTTTTAACTTATTTAACAGTTGTTAAcgtatttcttttcttgttcctggaaatatttctttcaaagtgGCTACTGGCATATTCCTTAGCAAAGTTAACCAATAACACTCTGTTTTTGCTTTAATCTCAAAACTCCAAGAGCttcagtttattgttttaatgcAATGCTTCCCAACCCATAGCCCCTTTTATTTCCCATGATCACTTGGGAAACAATAAGTCAGCCACCTCACCTTTGCTTTCTCTGACATAACCATCTCTTCATTTGCCAACAGAGTGCTAAACTTACATTGATTTAAGAGAATGGCATAAACTTGTCAGAACTCTCATTAACGCAGCCTTCACATCCTTATTCCGCAGACTGTAGATCATGGGATTCAGCATGGGGATCACAAGTGTATAAAACACAGAAGCCATTTTATCTGTATCCAATGAATGGTTAGTTTGAGGCTGCACATACATGAATATCATTGTCCCGTAGAAAACTGTGACTGCTGTCATATGTGAAGCGCATGTGGAAAaggcttttttccttccttctgatgaCCGTATCCTTAGAATGGACAGAACAATGTTGAAATACGATACTAGAACTATAATCATGGAACAAACCAAATTTGTAGCTGCAGATATAAAAACGAATGTTTCTGGAAAGGAAGTATCAGAGCAGGACAATGCTAACAGAGGGACAATGTCACAGAAAAAATGATTGATTACATTATAAGAGCAATAACATAGAGAGAATACAGAAGATGAAGCCACAATAGCTGTGGAAAAGCTATAGAGGTAAGTGAGGGAGACCAGTAGAAGGCAGACCCGCAGAGATATCACTGCTGTGTAGAGAAGGGGCTTACAAATGGCTAcgtagcggtcataggccatcacaGCTAACATGAAAACCTCAGCTACAATGAAAACCAAGAACACTCCCAGTTGGGTAGCACATTCATAATAAGAGGTGGTTTTCTTCTGTACTAAAAAATTGATCAGCATTTTAGGAGCAATGACGGTAGAATCGCCAAGATTAATGATAGCCAAATGTCGGAGGAAAAAATACATGGGGGTCTGAAGTCGAGAGTCAACACTGGTGAGAGTGATGATGCTCAAGTTTCCAGCCACGGTCAGCCCATAGATGaccaggaaaacaaagaagagtGGAATCTGGAGGTCTGGACGGTCTGAGACACCTGTGAGAATAAACTCAGTGACCTGGGTGAAATTTCCAGGATTCATGGAAGAGTTAGAAAATTCATCTGTTTGGAGTAGAGAGGAGAGGTGGTTAGAAACTTTAAGGAATTATTTTCTATCAGTGTCAAACAATGGCACTACAATCACACTTCAACTTATATAGTGCATTGACATGTCTCCAGATCTTTGTGGGGTCCCGCTAAGGAGAGATTGAGTGAATAATATAGTACTTTATTTGATGTTTAGTGGGTAGTTTTATTTGGCTCAAATTTATCATTGAATAATTCTATCTATTCTGATGTTGGAATGGTTTCTGAAAACACGCCTATCACCCAATATGCTGAGATGTGTAtggaattttattaataaaaatattatatttatagattGTGTGAAGTTTG from Rhinolophus ferrumequinum isolate MPI-CBG mRhiFer1 chromosome 11, mRhiFer1_v1.p, whole genome shotgun sequence encodes the following:
- the LOC117030800 gene encoding olfactory receptor 8J1-like, translating into MNPGNFTQVTEFILTGVSDRPDLQIPLFFVFLVIYGLTVAGNLSIITLTSVDSRLQTPMYFFLRHLAIINLGDSTVIAPKMLINFLVQKKTTSYYECATQLGVFLVFIVAEVFMLAVMAYDRYVAICKPLLYTAVISLRVCLLLVSLTYLYSFSTAIVASSSVFSLCYCSYNVINHFFCDIVPLLALSCSDTSFPETFVFISAATNLVCSMIIVLVSYFNIVLSILRIRSSEGRKKAFSTCASHMTAVTVFYGTMIFMYVQPQTNHSLDTDKMASVFYTLVIPMLNPMIYSLRNKDVKAALMRVLTSLCHSLKSM